CATGATGGCCTCGTTCTCGTAGCTGATCAGGACATCGCCCTGCCCCTGCTCGAAGGCCGTCGTCGCCTCGCGGCCCGACTTCGGCTGCACCTTCACGTGGTCGCGGACCAGCCTGGAGATGTAGTCGAGTCCGGCCTGCGGATTGCGCCCGCCGTCGCTCTTCGCCGAGTAGGGCGCCAGCAGGTTCCACTTCGCCGAACCCGAGCTGCCGGGATTCGGGGTGATCACCTGGACGCCGGGCTTGAGCAGGTCGTCCCAGTCGTGGATGCCCTTCGGGTTGCCCTTGCGGACGACGAGCGCCACCACCGAGCCGAACGGGGTGCTGTTGTTGGGCGCCTGCTTCTTCCAGTCCTCGTCGACGACTCCCTCTTTGACCAAGCGGGTGATGTCGGGTTCGACGGAGAAGTTGACGACGTCGGCGGGCACCCGACGGGCCACCTTGCGGGACTGATCGCCGGACGCGCCGTAGCTCTGCGAGAAACCGACGCCGTGACCGGCCTCGGTCTTCCGGAAGGCGGGGATGACGAGGTCGAAGCCGGGCTTGGGCGTCGCGTAGGCGACCAGGTTCAGGTGCCGGTTCCCCGACGAGATGTCCGCGCCGCCCGGCACGTCGGTGGACCCGCCGCCGCATGCGGCAGCGCTGACGACCACGCTCGCGGCGAGCACCACCGTGGTCGCGGCGCGCGCCATGCGTCGTCGGTGCCCGAGGGCCTTCGTCATCACCGGGGCCTCCTCCATGTCTCGTCGCTCCTGCTGACCGGCACAACCTAACCAGGTCTCCGACACGCCCAGAACCGCGCGAAACGGGACCCGCTCGGCGGAATGCGACCCGGGCCCGCGTGTGCTAGCGGATGATCAGCCAGGCGACCACGACGAGGACCAGCAGACCCAGCAGGGCCCAAGTGACCGGGGAGCGTTTCACTGAGATGTCTCGACTTTCGGTTCGGTGGGCGGCGACTCGACTTCCGGCGCCCGCGATGCGGTGGGTCCGCGGTGGCCGATTCTGCTGCTGACCTGCGCCTCCCATCGGATGGACACGGCTTCGGCGACGCGCGCGGCCAGCCCGGTCACCACCTCCACGACCGCCGAGAGAACCATCGCGGCCATCACGGCGAACGGCACGACGACGAGCAGGACCACGACGAGTTGCGGTACGAAGGGCAGCCGGATGAGCCATGCCTCGACGCCGTCCCACCACGCGAGAAACCCGGACACCGCTCCCCCTTCTTACGAATCAGTGTGAGCGAAAGGCGCTCCGCAGCACGCCCCCAGCATAGTCGCCGCGGGCCGCGGCCCTCCTAGGCCAAACCGCGGCGGCGCAACAACGGCTCGACCGGGGCCGGGCCGCCGATGAGAGCGCGATGCGCCGCGATCGGATCGACGCTGTCACCCGTCGAGAGAACAGTCTCGACGAACCGTCTGCCGAGGTCGCGATTCAAGCCGCCGTTCGCGTCGAACCACTCCCGTGTCGCCGCGTCGAGGACCTCGGACCACAGGTAGGCGTAGTACGCCGCCGAGT
This genomic interval from Gordonia sp. X0973 contains the following:
- a CDS encoding sulfate ABC transporter substrate-binding protein; this encodes MARAATTVVLAASVVVSAAACGGGSTDVPGGADISSGNRHLNLVAYATPKPGFDLVIPAFRKTEAGHGVGFSQSYGASGDQSRKVARRVPADVVNFSVEPDITRLVKEGVVDEDWKKQAPNNSTPFGSVVALVVRKGNPKGIHDWDDLLKPGVQVITPNPGSSGSAKWNLLAPYSAKSDGGRNPQAGLDYISRLVRDHVKVQPKSGREATTAFEQGQGDVLISYENEAIMLSRADGKDHGSQVDYLIPPQTFKIENPVAVVNTSTDKAAAKAFVDFLFTDQGQRLWAQAGFRPVVEPVVSETADQFPGRIDRLWTIAELGKVLGKGTAEENDGKDLTGWKAVDSALFGSKGAITEIYNTGGRK